The following are encoded in a window of Manihot esculenta cultivar AM560-2 chromosome 8, M.esculenta_v8, whole genome shotgun sequence genomic DNA:
- the LOC110620077 gene encoding uncharacterized protein LOC110620077, translating to MGTYVLLQLFFARPPSQPLLNPHKFSNTTRPVASSGPKNFWSTSSTGPVRINLEDELYTDGDDGFDEFRFSDGSKQRIWWSNEDENSWIDYEEENELWIFKVFRAFGWMIPAIGISLLLGTGSNAFFMALAVPLGQTALSLVIDKVWGTTSSKPKPRTRTRRTKKKPFVRPARREKTNKREEENKTPEEKGSYESWTAADTGSLKNSGKRVHKFGGWDELDDAYKVPRGTPRQKADELPKQQNKSKLSRTRRVRDTPLLLRLLIAVFPFLGWVKLLF from the exons ATGGGAACTTACGTCCTTCTTCAGCTCTTCTTCGCTAGACCGCCATCACAGCCACTTCTAAACCCTCACAAATTCTCCAATACTACTAGGCCCGTCGCTTCCAGTGGCCCGAAGAACTTCTGGTCTACTTCGTCAACCGGCCCCGTCAGAATTAATCTCGAAGATGAGCTCTACACCGACGGCGATGATGGTTTCGATGAGTTCCGGTTCAGTGATGGTTCGAAACAGAGGATCTGGTGGTCTAATGAAGACGAAAATAGTTGGATCGACTATGAGGAGGAGAATGAGCTCTGGATTTTCAAG GTATTTAGAGCTTTTGGATGGATGATTCCAGCCATTGGTATATCATTGCTACTAGGAACTGGCTCTAATGCTTTCTTCATGGCATTAGCTGTTCCACTAGGTCAGACAGCACTCTCTCTTGTGATTGATAAGGTCTGGGGAACTACAAGCAGCAAGCCTAAACCTAGAACTAGAACCAGGAGGACTAAGAAGAAACCATTTGTTAGGCCTGCCAGAAgggagaaaacaaataagaggGAAGAAGAAAATAAGACTCCAGAGGAAAAAGGGAGCTATGAATCTTGGACGGCAGCAGATACTGGTTCGCTTAAAAACAGTGGCAAGAGAGTACATAAGTTTGGTGGATGGGATGAGCTAGATGATGCTTATAAGGTCCCCAGAGGGACACCAAGACAGAAGGCAGATGAGCTCCCAAAGCAACAAAACAAAAGCAAATTGAGCCGGACAAGAAGAGTCAGGGACACACCATTGCTGCTTAGGCTACTGATTGCTGTTTTCCCATTCTTGGGCTGGGTTAAGTTACTATTTTGA
- the LOC110620069 gene encoding pentatricopeptide repeat-containing protein At3g49170, chloroplastic, which yields MISLSLPSPAKLPVPRVKPNNQPSRQNLPPSSTSVNHRKSRFHSLEDRLVRHLDAGHLRKAMSTLDIMSQEGTHPDLISYSLLLKSCIRSNNFQLGKLVHDYLTQSGLELDSVILNSLISLYSKCGEWDKANFVFECMGDKRDLVSWSALISCYSNNRMEFEAINTYIDMLNYGFYPNEYCYTAVIRACSNKDNVSLGEIIFGSLMKSGYFNSHVCVGCALIDMFVKGSGDFDSAYKVFDKMNEKNIVTWTLLISRLQQFGYSRDAINLFITMVLSGYSPDRYTMSGVVSACAELGLLSAGQQLHSWAIKSGLVLDVCVGCSLVDMYAKCTMDGSMGDSRKVFDRMSDHNVMSWTAIITGYVQSGECDKEAIELFLVMIEGQVKPNHFTFSGILKACANLFDLCMGEQVYAYAVKLGLASVNCVGNSLISMYARCGNMENARKAFNILFDKNLISYNTIVNAYANSLNSEEAFKFFNEIEDTGTQVDAFTFASLLSGASSIGAIGKGEQIHALILKSGFKSNLHISNALISMYSRCGDIEAAFQVFSGMEDRNVVSWTSMVTGFAKHGFAAKALETFHNMLEAGVRPNEITYIAVLSACSHVGLISEGWKHFKSMNVEHGIVPRMEHYACMVDLLGRSGCLEEAMEFINSMPFKADALVLRTFLGACRVHGNIDLGKHAAKMILAQDPNDPAAHILLSNLYASTGQWDEVAEIRKNMKERNLTKEAGCSWIEVENKVHKFYVGDTSHSQVVEIYDELDQLALEIKELGYVPNTDFVLHDVEEEQKEQYLFQHSEKIAVAFGFISTSKSKPIRVFKNLRVCGDCHTAFKYFSIARGREIVVRDSNRFHHFKDGKCSCNDYW from the coding sequence ATGATAAGCCTCTCTCTTCCATCTCCCGCGAAACTCCCTGTGCCTCGTGTGAAACCCAACAACCAACCTTCGCGCCAAAACCTTCCTCCATCTTCCACGTCCGTCAACCACCGTAAAAGCCGCTTCCACTCCCTCGAGGACCGCCTCGTCCGCCACCTCGATGCCGGCCACCTCCGCAAAGCTATGTCAACCCTGGATATCATGTCCCAAGAAGGGACTCATCCAGACCTCATCTCCTACTCCCTTCTACTCAAATCCTGCATCCGCTCAAATAATTTCCAGTTGGGTAAACTCGTCCATGATTACTTGACTCAGTCTGGTCTGGAGCTCGACTCGGTCATTCTCAATTCTCTTATTAGCCTCTACTCAAAATGTGGTGAGTGGGACAAAGCCAACTTTGTATTTGAATGTATGGGAGATAAGAGAGATTTGGTTTCATGGAGTGCTTTGATCTCTTGTTATTCTAATAATAGAATGGAATTTGAGGCTATAAATACATATATTGATATGCTTAATTACGGGTTTTACCCTAATGAGTACTGCTATACTGCAGTTATCCGTGCTTGTTCAAACAAAGATAATGTTTCTCTAGGAGAAATAATTTTCGGGTCGTTGATGAAAAGTGGTTATTTTAACTCTCATGTATGTGTGGGATGTGCTTTGATTGACATGTTTGTGAAGGGAAGTGGTGATTTTGACTCTGCATATAAGGTGTTTGAtaaaatgaatgagaaaaataTTGTTACTTGGACTTTGCTAATAAGTAGGCTTCAACAATTTGGCTACTCGAGAGATGCTATTAACCTTTTTATAACGATGGTTTTGAGTGGATATTCACCAGATAGATATACAATGAGTGGGGTTGTTTCCGCATGTGCAGAATTGGGATTATTATCAGCTGGGCAACAGTTGCATTCTTGGGCCATAAAATCAGGTTTGGTTTTGGACGTTTGTGTTGGCTGTAGTTTGGTGGATATGTATGCAAAGTGTACAATGGATGGATCTATGGGTGATTCTAGGAAGGTGTTTGATCGGATGTCAGATCATAATGTTATGTCTTGGACTGCAATTATTACAGGGTATGTGCAAAGTGGAGAGTGTGATAAGGAAGCTATTGAATTATTTCTTGTAATGATTGAGGGACAGGTCAAACCGAACCATTTCACATTTTCTGGCATTCTCAAGGCATGTGCTAATCTTTTTGATTTGTGTATGGgtgaacaagtttatgcatatgCAGTGAAATTGGGGCTTGCATCAGTTAATTGTGTGGGGAATTCTCTTATTAGCATGTATGCTCGGTGTGGTAATATGGAAAATGCTAGGAAAGCCTTTAACATTCTATTTGATAAGAATTTGATTTcttataatacaattgtcaaTGCATATGCAAATAGTTTGAATTCTGAGGAagcattcaaattttttaatgaaattgagGATACAGGAACTCAGGTCGATGCCTTTACATTTGCTAGTCTTTTGAGCGGAGCATCTAGCATTGGTGCAATTGGTAAGGGTGAGCAAATCCATGCTCTCATACTGAAATCAGGTTTTAAGTCAAATCTTCATATTTCTAATGCTTTGATCTCAATGTACTCTAGATGTGGAGATATAGAAGCTGCTTTTCAAGTTTTTAGTGGCATGGAAGATCGTAATGTTGTATCTTGGACTTCAATGGTTACTGGATTTGCAAAACATGGATTTGCTGCAAAGGCTTTAGAGACCTTCCACAATATGCTAGAGGCAGGTGTAAGGCCAAATGAGATCACATATATTGCTGTTTTATCAGCTTGTAGTCATGTGGGTTTGATTTCTGAGGGATGGAAACACTTCAAATCAATGAATGTGGAACATGGTATTGTCCCAAGGATGGAGCATTATGCTTGTATGGTTGATTTACTGGGTCGCTCAGGATGTCTTGAAGAAGCAATGGAGTTCATTAACTCAATGCCCTTCAAAGCTGATGCTTTGGTACTCCGAACTTTTCTCGGAGCTTGCCGAGTACATGGTAACATAGATCTTGGGAAACATGCTGCTAAGATGATTCTTGCGCAGGATCCAAATGATCCAGCGGCACACATTCTTCTATCAAATTTGTATGCTTCTACTGGTCAATGGGATGAAGTGGCGGAAATTAgaaaaaacatgaaagagagAAATTTGACTAAAGAAGCAGGTTGTAGCTGGATTGAAGTGGAAAATAAAGTGCACAAGTTCTACGTGGGTGATACTTCCCACTCCCAAGTTGTAGAGATCTATGATGAATTGGACCAATTGGCTTTAGAAATAAAGGAATTGGGCTATGTTCCAAATACAGACTTTGTTCTTCATGATGTTGAGGAGGAGCAAAAGGAGCAATATTTGTTCCAACACAGTGAGAAAATAGCTGTTGCATTTGGTTTCATAAGTACATCTAAATCTAAACCAATAAGGGTTTTTAAGAATCTTCGAGTTTGTGGAGATTGTCATACAGCATTCAAATACTTTTCAATCGCCAGAGGAAGAGAAATTGTGGTGAGGGATTCCAATCGATTCCATCATTTCAAGGATGGGAAATGCTCCTGTAATGATTACTGGTAA